In a genomic window of Sphingomonas sp. LR60:
- a CDS encoding AAA family ATPase codes for MTLNELGTRICIMGPSNSGKSILAEAIGRTQGLEVVHLDRLHHLPHTDWVPRPPDEFAALHDTAITGDRWVIEGNYSRLLPQRLERATGFILLDVPTTTSLYRYVRRCWFERDRRGALEGGRDSVKRDMIRHIIVATRANRIRYRDMIDGVSLPKVQITTTKALAAFYHSNGLRR; via the coding sequence ATGACGCTCAACGAGCTGGGCACACGCATCTGCATCATGGGACCGTCGAACAGCGGCAAGTCGATCCTCGCGGAGGCAATCGGACGAACGCAGGGCTTGGAGGTGGTCCACCTCGATCGGCTCCACCATCTTCCGCACACCGACTGGGTTCCACGACCGCCGGACGAGTTCGCGGCGCTTCATGATACGGCGATCACCGGCGACCGCTGGGTGATCGAAGGCAATTACTCCCGGCTGCTTCCACAACGGCTGGAACGAGCGACCGGCTTCATCCTTCTCGACGTGCCGACGACGACCAGCCTGTATCGCTATGTTCGGCGCTGCTGGTTCGAGCGCGATCGTCGCGGCGCGCTGGAGGGCGGTCGCGATAGCGTGAAAAGGGACATGATCCGGCACATCATCGTCGCCACCAGAGCCAACCGCATCCGCTACCGGGACATGATCGACGGCGTCAGCCTGCCCAAGGTGCAGATCACGACGACCAAGGCGCTGGCAGCCTTCTATCACTCCAATGGCCTCAGGCGCTAA
- a CDS encoding YbdD/YjiX family protein has protein sequence MSWWRKAAQTARLMVGVPDYDAYLAHRAAHHPGEPVLDRGDFHRDRIERRYGVGKGAPPRCC, from the coding sequence ATGTCGTGGTGGCGTAAGGCGGCACAGACTGCGCGGCTGATGGTCGGCGTCCCCGATTACGACGCGTACCTCGCGCATCGCGCTGCGCACCACCCCGGCGAGCCGGTGCTGGACCGCGGGGATTTCCACCGCGACCGGATCGAGCGGCGTTATGGCGTCGGCAAGGGCGCGCCGCCGCGCTGTTGCTGA
- a CDS encoding carbon starvation CstA family protein — protein sequence MAAAQPRLTPHTPREWLIWGAVTLLGVGALGVVALRRGEPVNALWIVTAALCIYLVAYRFYALFIATRVAQVDPARATPAMRRADGLDFVPTDRNVLFGHHFAAIAGAGPLVGPVLAAQMGYLPGTLWLLVGVVFAGAVQDFLILFCSIRRDARSLGDMIRTEMGRVPGTIALVGVLAIMVILLAVLALVVVKALADSPWGTFTVAATIPIALFMGLYGRFLRPGRIAEMSGIGFVLLMAAIVGGQHVAASPALAAVFTLDGPTLALALMAYGFIASVVPVWLLLAPRDYLSTFLKIGVIAGLALGILIVRPELQMPAVTRFVDGTGPAFAGALFPFLFITIACGAVSGFHALIASGTTPKMIATEGDLRFIGYGAMLTESFVAVMALIAACVLDPAVYFAMNAPAALIGTDVASAAQAIGQWGFQVQPETLTQIARDVGENTILSRAGGAPTLAVGMAHILSRVIGGQALMAFWYHFAILFEALFILTTVDAGTRVARFMIQDLLGSAIPAMRATEKLGPNLLATALAVGAWGWFLYQGVTDPLGGINTLWPLFGISNQMLAAIALTLATVILFRMKRQRYAWVTIAPTLWLLICTLTAGWQKLFHADPRIGFLSHADTFATALAEGRRLAPAKTLADMARIVFNDRVDAAVCAFFVVLVLAIVVYGVAVARRALASDRPTAQEIGQEVGDVVVA from the coding sequence ATGGCGGCGGCGCAACCACGGCTCACACCGCACACCCCGCGCGAGTGGCTGATCTGGGGCGCGGTCACCCTGCTCGGCGTCGGCGCGCTCGGGGTCGTCGCGCTCCGTCGCGGCGAGCCGGTCAACGCGCTGTGGATCGTCACCGCGGCGCTGTGCATCTATCTCGTCGCCTACCGCTTCTACGCGCTCTTCATCGCCACCCGCGTCGCGCAGGTCGACCCCGCGCGCGCCACGCCCGCAATGCGGCGCGCCGACGGGCTCGACTTCGTGCCAACCGACCGCAACGTGCTGTTCGGGCACCATTTCGCCGCGATCGCCGGCGCCGGTCCCTTGGTCGGGCCGGTGCTCGCCGCGCAGATGGGCTACCTGCCCGGCACGCTCTGGCTGCTGGTCGGGGTGGTGTTCGCCGGCGCGGTGCAGGATTTCCTGATCCTGTTCTGCTCCATCCGCCGCGACGCGCGCTCGCTGGGCGACATGATCCGCACCGAGATGGGGCGCGTGCCCGGCACGATCGCCTTGGTCGGCGTGCTCGCGATCATGGTCATCCTGCTCGCGGTGCTTGCCTTGGTCGTCGTCAAGGCGCTCGCCGATAGCCCGTGGGGGACGTTCACCGTCGCCGCGACGATCCCGATCGCGCTGTTCATGGGGCTGTACGGCCGCTTCCTGCGCCCCGGCCGGATCGCCGAAATGTCGGGGATCGGCTTCGTGCTGCTGATGGCCGCGATCGTCGGCGGGCAGCATGTCGCCGCCTCCCCTGCCCTCGCAGCCGTCTTCACGCTCGACGGGCCGACGCTCGCGCTGGCGCTGATGGCCTATGGCTTCATCGCCTCGGTGGTGCCGGTGTGGCTGCTGCTCGCGCCGCGCGACTATCTGTCGACCTTCCTCAAGATCGGGGTGATCGCCGGCCTCGCGCTCGGCATCCTGATCGTCCGGCCCGAGCTGCAGATGCCCGCGGTGACGCGCTTTGTCGACGGCACCGGCCCGGCGTTCGCGGGCGCGCTGTTCCCGTTCCTGTTCATCACGATCGCATGCGGTGCGGTGTCCGGTTTCCACGCGCTGATCGCCAGCGGCACCACACCGAAGATGATCGCGACCGAGGGCGACCTGCGCTTCATCGGTTACGGCGCGATGCTGACCGAGAGTTTCGTCGCGGTGATGGCGCTGATCGCGGCGTGCGTGCTCGACCCGGCGGTTTATTTCGCGATGAACGCCCCCGCCGCGCTGATCGGCACCGACGTCGCCAGCGCCGCACAGGCGATCGGCCAATGGGGCTTCCAGGTCCAGCCCGAGACGCTGACGCAGATTGCGCGCGACGTCGGCGAGAACACGATCCTCAGCCGCGCGGGCGGCGCGCCGACGCTGGCGGTGGGGATGGCGCATATCCTCAGCCGCGTGATCGGCGGACAGGCGCTGATGGCCTTCTGGTATCATTTCGCGATCCTGTTCGAGGCGCTGTTCATCCTCACCACCGTCGACGCGGGGACGCGCGTGGCGCGCTTCATGATCCAGGACCTGCTCGGCAGCGCGATCCCGGCGATGCGCGCGACCGAGAAGCTCGGGCCGAACCTGCTCGCCACCGCGCTGGCAGTCGGGGCATGGGGCTGGTTCCTGTACCAGGGCGTCACCGATCCGCTCGGCGGGATCAACACGCTGTGGCCGCTGTTCGGCATCTCCAACCAGATGCTCGCCGCGATCGCGTTGACGCTGGCGACCGTGATCCTGTTCCGCATGAAGCGGCAGCGTTATGCCTGGGTGACGATCGCGCCGACGCTCTGGCTGCTGATCTGCACGCTGACCGCGGGGTGGCAGAAGCTGTTCCACGCCGACCCGCGGATCGGCTTCCTGTCGCACGCCGACACGTTCGCGACCGCGCTGGCGGAGGGCCGCCGGCTCGCCCCCGCCAAGACCCTCGCCGACATGGCGCGGATCGTCTTCAACGACCGGGTCGACGCCGCGGTGTGCGCGTTTTTCGTCGTGCTGGTGCTCGCGATCGTGGTCTACGGCGTGGCGGTGGCGCGCCGCGCGCTCGCCAGCGACCGCCCGACCGCGCAGGAGATCGGGCAGGAGGTCGGCGATGTCGTGGTGGCGTAA
- a CDS encoding 2OG-Fe(II) oxygenase, producing the protein MADVRTARAEQLAATGEIDVAVTLLSEGAAAGDAEAAMLLAVWHLRGAPVARDLSRARALLRRAVEIGHVDAALMEVALTANGSGGAPDWPAALALLRTAARGDTVAAAHLALVDAMALDADGAPSSPSPGEPLATTPRIVHFPGFLTAAECAHVAGVAGAMLEPARIIDPATGRWVPHPIRTSDAAAIGPVHEDLVVRAINTRIAASSGTTVAQGEALTVLRYRPGQEYRPHFDTIHGTDNQRIATMLIYLNGGFAGGETHFPAADVTVTPRGGDALLFFNTLADGRPDPASRHAGLPVRSGAKWLATRWISRPPA; encoded by the coding sequence ATGGCCGACGTGCGGACCGCTCGGGCCGAACAACTGGCGGCGACTGGAGAAATCGACGTCGCGGTGACATTGCTGTCCGAGGGCGCGGCCGCCGGCGATGCCGAGGCGGCGATGTTGCTGGCGGTCTGGCATCTGCGCGGCGCGCCGGTCGCGCGCGACCTGTCCCGCGCGCGGGCCCTGCTGCGCCGCGCGGTCGAGATCGGGCATGTCGACGCCGCGCTCATGGAGGTCGCGCTGACCGCGAACGGCAGCGGCGGCGCACCCGATTGGCCGGCGGCGCTCGCCTTGCTGCGCACTGCCGCACGCGGCGACACCGTCGCGGCGGCGCACCTGGCGCTGGTCGACGCGATGGCACTCGATGCCGATGGCGCGCCGTCGTCGCCCTCGCCCGGCGAGCCGCTCGCGACGACACCGCGGATCGTCCACTTCCCCGGCTTCCTCACCGCGGCCGAATGCGCGCACGTCGCCGGTGTCGCGGGCGCGATGCTCGAGCCGGCGCGGATCATCGATCCGGCGACCGGGCGCTGGGTCCCCCACCCGATCCGCACCTCCGACGCTGCCGCGATCGGCCCGGTCCACGAGGACCTCGTGGTGCGCGCGATCAATACGCGGATCGCGGCGTCCAGCGGCACCACCGTCGCACAGGGCGAGGCGCTGACCGTGCTCCGCTATCGTCCCGGACAGGAATATCGCCCGCATTTCGACACCATCCATGGCACCGACAATCAACGGATCGCGACGATGCTGATCTATCTCAACGGCGGCTTCGCGGGCGGCGAGACGCATTTCCCCGCCGCCGATGTGACGGTGACCCCGCGCGGCGGCGATGCGTTGCTGTTCTTCAACACGCTGGCCGACGGCCGCCCCGACCCTGCCAGTCGCCATGCCGGACTGCCGGTCCGCAGCGGTGCCAAGTGGCTGGCAACGCGCTGGATCTCGCGGCCGCCCGCTTGA
- a CDS encoding TonB-dependent receptor domain-containing protein, with protein sequence MKLSRYLCATAIIGAFAAIPSVASAQTETGALAAQPETAGVDVGGEDVVVTGSRIRRPNEDSAIPITTITPQEILQTGRISIGDALNQLPQLRPSLGSQNSTSGLGTRGLNFLELRNLDRARTLVLVNGRRHVTADIINNGNAVDINTMPTDLIERVDILTGGVSSVYGSDAIAGVVNFVLKRDYEGAQIRAQGGISDKGDAGNQIVSLLAGKNFADGRGNIAINAEFAHQQDYYAAGRRNLRQNDGFVVVDTDPASAPADSVFDRTFYRDIRSTTIGLGGQLGFRYGNGTPACGADAVGSAFTCAYLFQPDGSLTPQTGQRVGLGPNGNFVGGNGATGRDGKLLVLSPDTTRYVVNILGRFEVTPAFEPFIEAKYVRTEAFGSQSGPFFSQGTTLGDAATISGFTDRSYSNAGTSNVNREGIRLDNPYLSAGARGTISQQLVAAINSGVNPNTGSAFKTANNTAEQAAANQAAALAQVAAGTYRFSSRRNWVDLGTRDERLQRDTFRAVVGVRGNFNDDWNYEVSANYGQHKENSVITGNVNTQRFLLAQDTTLNAAGQIVCRSQVNGAYAGDDVGGDPARLAADVAACVPLNPFGQGSTSDAARNYLVSPTTASGKATQFVVNGFVAGDLSQLFELPGGPVGFSVGAEYRRETLSYDLDPLTQAGYNFYNAIPSFRAPAFEVKEAYGELSIPLLKDVFLFKELRLSGAGRVADYKGGAGTVYAWDGRLEWRPVQDLLLRGGYSRAVRAPYLGETGAPLGQNFSPAPNDPCSLRNIGTGSATRAANCAAAGIPTNYDFVYTSSIEIRSGGNPDLKAETSNSLTLGGVFQPTFLPGLSISVDYYDIKVKDVITGPTVQQALDACYDSPTLDNQFCALFQRAGADGGPAGEVPYQILQGTYRDVPQNYAQLRTRGIDTEVVYSRDFGFVRANLRGVWNHMIQLDRFTDPARPNFRNVQTDELGLPSDRFNILSNLTFGRVRIGHTLRWIDSMYLNTWEDYNAVNGQPAQNTDYAPIKKYPAVTYNDINFNIEVNDKVDFYGGVNNVGDVNPPYGLTGIGLGSGIYDNRGRFFYAGITARF encoded by the coding sequence ATGAAGTTGTCGCGTTACCTTTGCGCCACGGCGATCATCGGCGCTTTTGCCGCCATCCCGTCGGTCGCCAGCGCGCAGACCGAGACCGGCGCGCTCGCCGCCCAGCCTGAAACCGCGGGCGTCGATGTCGGCGGCGAAGACGTCGTCGTCACCGGCTCGCGCATCCGCCGTCCGAACGAGGATTCGGCGATCCCGATCACGACGATCACCCCGCAGGAAATCCTGCAGACCGGGCGTATCTCGATCGGTGACGCGCTCAACCAGCTGCCGCAGCTGCGCCCGTCGCTGGGTTCGCAGAACTCGACCTCGGGTCTGGGTACGCGCGGCCTCAACTTCCTCGAGCTGCGCAACCTCGATCGCGCGCGTACGCTGGTGCTGGTCAACGGCCGCCGCCACGTCACCGCCGACATCATCAACAACGGCAACGCCGTCGACATCAACACGATGCCGACCGACCTGATCGAGCGCGTCGACATCCTGACCGGCGGCGTGTCGTCGGTCTACGGGTCGGACGCGATCGCGGGCGTCGTCAACTTCGTGCTGAAGCGCGACTACGAAGGCGCGCAGATCCGTGCGCAGGGCGGCATCAGCGACAAGGGCGACGCGGGCAACCAGATCGTCTCGCTGCTCGCCGGCAAGAACTTCGCCGACGGCCGCGGCAATATCGCGATCAACGCCGAATTCGCGCACCAGCAGGATTATTACGCCGCGGGCCGCCGCAACCTGCGCCAGAACGACGGCTTCGTCGTCGTCGACACCGATCCGGCCAGCGCGCCGGCGGACAGCGTGTTCGACCGCACCTTCTACCGCGACATCCGCAGCACCACGATCGGGCTCGGTGGCCAGCTCGGCTTCCGTTACGGCAACGGCACGCCGGCGTGCGGCGCCGATGCGGTCGGCTCGGCGTTCACCTGCGCCTATCTGTTCCAGCCCGATGGCAGCCTGACGCCGCAGACCGGCCAGCGCGTCGGCCTCGGCCCGAACGGCAATTTCGTCGGCGGCAACGGCGCGACCGGGCGTGACGGCAAGCTGCTCGTCCTGTCGCCCGACACGACCCGCTACGTCGTCAACATCCTCGGCCGCTTCGAGGTCACCCCGGCGTTCGAGCCGTTCATCGAGGCCAAGTACGTCCGCACCGAGGCGTTCGGCTCGCAGAGCGGCCCGTTCTTCTCGCAGGGCACGACGCTGGGCGACGCCGCGACGATCTCCGGCTTCACCGACCGTTCGTACTCGAACGCGGGCACCAGCAACGTCAACCGCGAGGGCATCCGCCTCGACAACCCGTATCTGTCGGCGGGCGCGCGCGGCACGATCTCGCAGCAGCTGGTCGCCGCGATCAACTCGGGCGTGAACCCGAACACCGGCTCCGCCTTCAAGACCGCGAACAACACCGCCGAACAGGCCGCCGCCAACCAGGCCGCGGCGCTGGCACAGGTCGCGGCGGGCACCTACCGCTTCTCGTCGCGTCGCAACTGGGTCGATCTCGGCACGCGTGACGAGCGGTTGCAGCGCGACACGTTCCGCGCGGTCGTGGGTGTGCGCGGCAACTTCAACGACGACTGGAACTACGAAGTGTCGGCCAACTACGGCCAGCACAAGGAAAACAGCGTCATCACCGGCAACGTCAACACGCAGCGTTTCCTGCTCGCGCAGGACACGACGCTGAACGCGGCCGGGCAGATCGTCTGCCGTTCGCAGGTCAACGGCGCCTATGCCGGCGACGACGTCGGTGGCGATCCGGCGCGGCTGGCGGCGGACGTTGCCGCCTGCGTTCCGCTCAACCCGTTCGGTCAGGGTTCGACCAGCGACGCAGCGCGCAACTACCTCGTCTCGCCGACCACCGCGAGCGGCAAGGCGACGCAGTTCGTCGTCAACGGCTTCGTCGCGGGTGACCTGAGCCAGCTGTTCGAGCTGCCGGGCGGCCCGGTCGGCTTCTCGGTCGGTGCGGAATATCGCCGTGAGACGCTGAGCTACGACCTCGATCCGCTCACGCAGGCCGGCTACAACTTCTACAACGCGATCCCCAGCTTCCGCGCCCCGGCGTTCGAGGTAAAGGAAGCGTATGGCGAGCTGTCGATCCCGCTCCTCAAGGACGTGTTCCTGTTCAAGGAACTGCGTCTGAGCGGCGCCGGCCGTGTCGCCGACTATAAGGGCGGCGCGGGCACCGTTTATGCGTGGGACGGCCGCCTCGAATGGCGTCCGGTGCAGGACCTGCTGCTGCGCGGCGGTTATTCGCGCGCGGTGCGTGCGCCGTATCTCGGCGAAACCGGCGCACCGCTCGGGCAGAACTTCAGCCCGGCCCCGAACGATCCGTGCTCGTTGCGCAACATCGGCACCGGCTCGGCGACGCGCGCGGCCAATTGCGCCGCGGCGGGCATCCCGACCAACTACGATTTCGTCTATACCTCGTCGATCGAGATCCGGAGCGGCGGCAATCCGGACCTGAAGGCGGAGACCTCGAACTCGCTGACCTTGGGCGGCGTGTTCCAGCCGACCTTCCTGCCTGGCCTGTCGATCTCGGTCGATTATTACGACATCAAGGTGAAGGACGTCATCACCGGTCCGACCGTCCAGCAGGCGCTCGACGCGTGCTATGACTCGCCGACGCTCGACAACCAGTTCTGCGCGCTGTTCCAGCGCGCGGGTGCCGATGGCGGTCCGGCCGGCGAGGTGCCGTACCAGATCCTTCAGGGAACGTATCGCGACGTGCCGCAGAACTATGCGCAGCTGCGTACGCGCGGCATCGATACGGAGGTCGTCTACAGCCGCGACTTCGGGTTCGTGCGCGCGAACCTGCGCGGCGTGTGGAACCACATGATCCAGCTCGACCGCTTCACCGATCCGGCGCGGCCGAACTTCAGGAACGTCCAGACCGACGAACTCGGCCTGCCGTCGGATCGCTTTAACATCCTGTCGAACCTGACGTTCGGGCGTGTCCGCATCGGGCACACCCTGCGCTGGATCGACAGCATGTACCTGAACACCTGGGAAGACTATAATGCGGTGAACGGCCAGCCGGCGCAGAACACCGATTACGCGCCGATCAAGAAGTATCCGGCGGTCACCTACAACGACATCAACTTCAACATCGAGGTCAACGACAAGGTCGACTTCTATGGTGGTGTCAACAACGTCGGCGACGTCAACCCGCCCTACGGCCTGACCGGTATCGGTCTCGGCTCGGGCATCTACGACAATCGCGGCCGCTTCTTCTACGCGGGCATCACCGCCCGCTTCTGA